From one Bacteroides fragilis NCTC 9343 genomic stretch:
- a CDS encoding TatD family hydrolase, with product MLVDSHSHLFLEEFAEDLPFVMERARAAGVTHIFMPNIDSTTIEPMLSVCDTYRDFCFPMIGLHPTSVNESYEKELEIVAANLETSGRFVAVGEIGIDLYWDKTWLKEQLIAFEKQVQWALHYQLPIVIHCREAFDYIYKVLQPYKNSGLTGIFHSFTGTPGEAARMMEFPGFKIGINGVVTFKKSTLPETLKSVPLERIVLETDSPYLTPVPNRGKRNESANVKDTLIKVAEIYNEDPEKVAELTAVSALKVFGMLK from the coding sequence ATGCTTGTCGATTCACATTCCCATCTTTTTCTGGAAGAGTTTGCCGAAGATTTACCTTTCGTTATGGAACGTGCCCGTGCTGCCGGTGTGACGCATATCTTTATGCCTAACATAGATAGTACGACGATTGAACCCATGCTGTCGGTTTGTGATACCTATCGGGACTTTTGCTTTCCGATGATCGGATTGCACCCTACCTCCGTGAACGAGTCCTATGAAAAAGAGCTTGAAATCGTTGCCGCAAATCTGGAAACTTCCGGCCGGTTCGTTGCTGTGGGCGAGATTGGAATCGATCTTTACTGGGATAAAACCTGGCTGAAAGAACAGTTGATTGCTTTTGAAAAACAAGTGCAATGGGCCCTTCATTATCAATTGCCCATAGTGATTCATTGCCGCGAAGCTTTCGATTATATATATAAGGTATTGCAACCTTATAAAAATAGTGGACTGACCGGAATCTTTCATAGCTTTACGGGAACTCCCGGTGAAGCTGCCCGGATGATGGAGTTTCCGGGATTTAAGATCGGTATAAACGGTGTGGTGACTTTCAAAAAGTCAACGTTGCCGGAGACATTGAAGTCTGTTCCGTTGGAACGTATCGTATTGGAAACCGATTCGCCTTACCTCACTCCGGTTCCTAATCGTGGAAAGAGAAATGAGAGTGCGAATGTGAAAGATACATTAATAAAAGTTGCCGAAATATATAACGAAGATCCGGAAAAAGTTGCGGAATTGACCGCTGTTAGCGCATTAAAAGTGTTTGGAATGCTCAAATAA
- a CDS encoding polyprenyl synthetase family protein, which translates to MYTASQLLDKINSHISDIRFTRTPAGLYDPIKYVLSMGGKRIRPVLMLMAYNLYKEDVSSIYDPATAIEVYHNYTLLHDDLMDRADMRRGKTTVHKVWNDNTAILSGDAMLVLAYQYMAASSSEHLKEVMDLFSLTALEICEGQQMDMNFESREDVKEEEYLEMIRLKTAVLLAASLKIGAILGGASPEDAENLYDFGMQIGVAFQLQDDLLDVYGDPAVFGKNIGGDILCNKKTYMLIKALERADRDQLEGLNHWLSATSFCPEEKISAVTELYTQIGIKAVCENKMREYYTRAMTSLGAVSVIEDKKSELKKLMKHLMYREM; encoded by the coding sequence ATGTATACAGCATCTCAGCTTCTCGATAAGATCAATTCTCACATTTCAGATATCCGGTTTACACGTACTCCGGCAGGTTTGTATGACCCTATTAAATATGTTCTTTCCATGGGAGGGAAACGTATTCGGCCGGTTCTTATGCTAATGGCATACAACCTCTACAAGGAGGATGTGTCCTCTATTTATGACCCTGCTACGGCTATTGAAGTTTATCATAACTATACTCTTTTGCATGACGATTTGATGGATCGGGCTGATATGCGCCGCGGCAAGACAACTGTCCATAAAGTATGGAATGACAATACTGCGATTTTGTCAGGAGACGCTATGCTGGTGCTGGCCTATCAGTATATGGCTGCCAGTTCATCGGAACACCTCAAAGAAGTGATGGATTTGTTCAGCCTGACAGCACTTGAAATTTGTGAGGGACAGCAAATGGATATGAATTTTGAGTCCCGTGAGGATGTAAAGGAAGAGGAGTATCTGGAAATGATCCGTTTGAAAACGGCGGTTTTGTTGGCTGCCAGTTTGAAAATCGGAGCTATTTTAGGTGGAGCTTCTCCTGAGGATGCCGAAAATCTGTATGATTTTGGCATGCAGATCGGAGTAGCCTTCCAATTGCAGGATGATTTGCTGGATGTATATGGTGATCCTGCTGTGTTTGGTAAAAACATTGGTGGAGACATTCTATGCAATAAAAAGACGTATATGCTGATTAAAGCACTGGAACGTGCCGACCGGGATCAGTTGGAGGGATTAAATCATTGGTTGAGTGCAACTTCATTCTGTCCCGAAGAAAAAATCAGTGCTGTGACCGAATTGTACACTCAGATTGGCATCAAGGCTGTTTGCGAAAACAAGATGCGTGAGTATTACACTCGTGCGATGACAAGCCTGGGCGCCGTGTCTGTCATTGAGGATAAGAAGAGTGAGCTGAAAAAGTTGATGAAGCATTTAATGTACCGCGAGATGTAA
- a CDS encoding energy transducer TonB has product MEVKKSPKADLEGKKTQWLLIGYVVVLAFIFVAFEWTERDIKIDTSQAVAQIEFEEEMIPITQQEEKPAPPPVEVPKQAEILKIVDDEADVQETAIASTEDTGQKVEVKYVPVEVKEEEPSEQEIFEVVENAPEFPGGMPACLQFLYKNIKYPPIAQENGTQGQVVLQFVVERDGSIGDIKVVKSVDPYLDKEALRVVKTMPKWKPGMQRGKPVRCRFTLPVRFRLQ; this is encoded by the coding sequence ATGGAAGTAAAAAAATCGCCCAAAGCAGACCTCGAAGGTAAGAAAACCCAGTGGCTGCTGATCGGTTACGTGGTGGTGCTCGCCTTTATATTCGTTGCGTTCGAATGGACGGAGCGTGATATAAAGATCGATACAAGCCAGGCGGTAGCCCAGATTGAGTTTGAAGAGGAAATGATTCCTATCACACAACAGGAAGAAAAACCGGCCCCACCTCCTGTCGAGGTTCCCAAACAGGCTGAAATCCTGAAGATTGTTGATGACGAGGCTGATGTACAAGAAACAGCCATTGCTTCAACAGAGGATACCGGACAGAAAGTGGAAGTAAAATATGTACCGGTTGAGGTAAAAGAAGAAGAACCCTCGGAACAAGAGATTTTTGAAGTAGTAGAAAATGCACCTGAATTCCCGGGTGGTATGCCTGCTTGTCTCCAGTTCCTGTACAAGAATATCAAATATCCGCCGATCGCTCAGGAAAACGGTACTCAGGGACAGGTTGTCCTCCAGTTCGTTGTTGAACGTGACGGTAGCATAGGTGATATTAAAGTTGTAAAGAGCGTTGACCCCTACCTTGATAAAGAAGCTCTTCGTGTGGTTAAGACCATGCCTAAGTGGAAGCCGGGTATGCAGAGAGGTAAACCGGTTCGTTGTCGGTTTACATTACCTGTACGATTCAGACTGCAATAA
- the cmk gene encoding (d)CMP kinase, giving the protein MKKITIAIDGFSSCGKSTMAKDLAKEIGYIYIDSGAMYRAVTLYSIENGIFHGDTIDTDELKRRIGDIHISFRIDPETGRPNTYLNGVNVENKIRTMEVSSKVSPISALGFVREAMVAQQQEMGKAKGIVMDGRDIGTTVFPDAELKIFVTASAEIRAQRRYDELKAKGQETGFEEILENVKQRDHIDQTREVSPLKKADDALLLDNSHLTIAEQKEWLMAEYQKAIKA; this is encoded by the coding sequence ATGAAAAAGATAACAATTGCAATTGATGGCTTTTCCTCGTGCGGGAAAAGCACCATGGCTAAAGATTTAGCCAAAGAAATAGGATACATCTACATCGACAGTGGAGCGATGTATCGTGCCGTTACATTATATAGTATAGAAAATGGCATCTTTCACGGTGATACAATCGATACGGATGAATTAAAACGACGTATCGGCGACATCCACATCTCTTTCCGGATCGATCCGGAGACAGGACGCCCCAACACTTACTTAAATGGAGTGAATGTAGAGAACAAAATCCGCACAATGGAGGTTTCTTCTAAAGTAAGCCCGATCAGTGCACTCGGTTTTGTCCGGGAAGCGATGGTGGCTCAGCAACAGGAAATGGGAAAAGCCAAGGGTATTGTTATGGATGGTCGTGACATCGGGACGACCGTATTCCCGGATGCGGAATTAAAAATATTCGTAACCGCCTCCGCCGAAATCCGTGCCCAACGCCGCTATGACGAACTGAAAGCCAAGGGTCAGGAAACCGGCTTCGAAGAGATACTGGAAAATGTGAAGCAACGTGACCACATCGATCAGACACGTGAAGTCAGCCCATTGAAGAAAGCCGACGATGCTTTGCTATTAGACAACAGCCATCTCACCATCGCCGAGCAAAAAGAGTGGCTGATGGCAGAATATCAGAAAGCGATAAAAGCATAA